A genome region from Variovorax paradoxus includes the following:
- a CDS encoding FAD/FMN-binding oxidoreductase — translation MNAPTALNTLLAQAAEPVRLREIPYNYTSFSDREIVIRLLGERGWQLLQTLRAERRTGRSARMLYEVLGDIWVVQRNPYLVDDLLDNPRRRGQLVDALRHRLAEVQKRRTPDNDLPRDQLVGELTALVGDAVAAFDTTFREVAALRRKATRVLRRLTAKDNIKFDGLSRVSHVTDATDWRVEYPFVVLCPDTEAEMALLVKGCIELGLTIIPRGGGTGYTGGAIPLTWKSVVINTEKLEAMTEVEHVALPGLDAQVPTIWTEAGVVTQRVADAAERAGFVFAVDPTSAEASCVGGNVAMNAGGKKAVLWGTALDNLASWRMVTPQAEWLEVTRVGHNLGKIHDAESAVFELQYYAADGRTKLRTERLDIPGRTFRKEGLGKDVTDKFLSGLPGIQKEGCDGLITSCRWVVHKMPSHTRTVCLEFFGNAKDAVPSIVEIKDFMFAEQKRSGVLLAGLEHLDDRYLKAVGYATKSKKHGGLPKMVLFGDIAGDDADDVARVTSEVVRIANSRSGEGFIAISPEARKKFWLDRKRTAAISKHTNAFKINEDVVIPLPRMAEYSDGIERINIELSLQNKLALTDELEAFLVRGNLPLGKTDDAHEIPAAELLEDRVAQAVALVQDVRALWAGWLQNVDTLFPQLQDHSLRASWKTQLRQPLQAIFAGAEFAPILAECTAIHKRVLKGRVWVALHMHAGDGNVHTNIPVNSDNYDMLQTAHAAVVRIMALARSLDGVISGEHGIGITKLEFLSDEELRPFTEYKAKVDPEGRFNKGKLLRAPAGQAETLHADLTNAYTPSFGLMGHESLIMQQSDIGAIADSVKDCLRCGKCKPVCATHVPRANLLYSPRNKILATSLLVEAFLYEEQTRRGVSIKHWEEFEDVADHCTVCHKCLTPCPVKIDFGDVSMNMRNLLRKMGQKSFRPGNAAAMFFLNATSPQTIKTVRAGMVGVGFKAQRLANDLLRGLAKKQTSAPPASLGAAPVKEQVIHFINKKMPGNLPKQTARALLDIEDADYVPIIRNPKATTSETEAVFYFPGCGSERLFSQVGLATQAMLWHAGVQTVLPPGYLCCGYPQRGSGQFDKAEKMITDNRVLFHRVANTLNYLDIKTVVVSCGTCYDQLQGYQFDKIFPGCRIIDIHEYLLEKGITLADAGGGGYLYHDPCHSPMKQQDPMKTVKALVGDNVLKNDRCCGESGTLGVSRPDISTQIRFRKEEELKKGEAALREAGKVGESDNVKILTSCPSCLQGLSRYGNDLNNGLLEADYIVVEMANKILGKDWMPAYVAAANQGGIERVLV, via the coding sequence ATGAATGCTCCGACCGCGTTGAACACGCTGTTGGCACAGGCCGCAGAGCCTGTCCGACTGCGCGAGATCCCGTACAACTACACCAGCTTCTCCGATCGCGAGATCGTGATTCGCCTGCTGGGCGAACGGGGCTGGCAACTGCTGCAGACCCTGCGCGCCGAGCGCCGCACCGGCCGGTCGGCGCGCATGCTCTACGAGGTGCTGGGCGACATCTGGGTGGTCCAGCGCAACCCGTACCTGGTCGACGACCTGCTCGACAACCCGCGCCGCCGCGGGCAACTCGTCGATGCGCTGAGGCATCGCCTGGCCGAAGTCCAGAAGCGCCGCACCCCCGACAACGACCTGCCGCGCGACCAGCTCGTGGGCGAACTCACCGCGCTGGTGGGCGATGCGGTGGCCGCCTTCGACACCACCTTCCGCGAAGTCGCCGCCCTGCGCCGCAAGGCCACCCGGGTGCTGCGCCGGCTCACCGCCAAGGACAACATCAAGTTCGACGGCCTTTCGCGCGTGTCGCACGTGACCGATGCCACCGACTGGCGCGTCGAATACCCGTTCGTCGTGCTGTGCCCCGACACCGAAGCCGAGATGGCGCTCCTGGTGAAGGGCTGCATCGAGCTCGGCCTGACCATCATTCCACGCGGAGGCGGCACCGGCTACACCGGCGGCGCGATCCCGCTGACCTGGAAGAGCGTGGTCATCAACACCGAGAAGCTCGAAGCGATGACCGAGGTCGAGCACGTCGCGCTGCCCGGGCTCGACGCCCAGGTGCCCACGATCTGGACCGAAGCCGGCGTGGTCACGCAGCGCGTGGCCGACGCGGCCGAGCGCGCGGGCTTCGTCTTCGCGGTCGACCCGACCTCGGCCGAAGCCTCCTGCGTCGGCGGCAACGTCGCCATGAACGCGGGCGGCAAGAAGGCCGTGCTGTGGGGCACGGCGCTCGACAACCTCGCCTCGTGGCGCATGGTGACGCCGCAGGCCGAATGGCTCGAGGTGACGCGCGTCGGCCACAACCTCGGCAAAATCCACGACGCCGAGAGCGCCGTGTTCGAGCTGCAGTACTACGCCGCCGACGGCAGGACGAAACTGCGCACCGAGCGCCTCGACATCCCGGGCCGCACTTTCCGCAAGGAGGGCCTCGGCAAGGACGTGACCGACAAGTTCCTCTCGGGCCTGCCGGGCATCCAGAAAGAGGGCTGCGACGGTCTGATCACCAGCTGCCGCTGGGTGGTGCACAAGATGCCGTCGCACACCCGCACCGTGTGCCTGGAATTCTTCGGCAACGCGAAGGATGCAGTGCCCAGCATCGTCGAGATCAAGGACTTCATGTTCGCCGAGCAGAAGCGCTCGGGCGTGCTGCTGGCCGGCCTCGAGCACCTCGACGACCGCTACCTGAAGGCGGTGGGCTACGCCACCAAGTCGAAGAAGCATGGCGGGCTGCCGAAGATGGTGCTGTTCGGCGACATCGCCGGCGACGACGCCGACGACGTGGCGCGCGTCACTTCCGAAGTGGTGCGCATCGCCAACTCGCGCAGCGGCGAAGGCTTCATTGCCATCAGCCCCGAGGCGCGCAAGAAGTTCTGGCTCGACCGCAAGCGCACGGCCGCCATCAGCAAGCACACGAACGCCTTCAAGATCAACGAAGACGTCGTGATCCCGCTGCCGCGCATGGCCGAGTACAGCGACGGCATCGAGCGCATCAACATCGAGCTGTCGCTGCAGAACAAGCTCGCGCTTACCGACGAGCTCGAGGCCTTCCTCGTGCGCGGCAACCTGCCGCTGGGCAAGACCGACGACGCGCACGAGATTCCTGCGGCCGAGCTGCTGGAAGACCGCGTGGCGCAGGCCGTGGCGCTGGTGCAGGACGTGCGCGCGCTGTGGGCCGGCTGGCTGCAGAACGTCGACACGCTCTTCCCGCAGCTGCAGGACCACAGCCTGCGCGCGAGCTGGAAGACCCAGTTGCGCCAGCCGCTGCAGGCCATCTTCGCGGGCGCCGAGTTCGCGCCGATCCTGGCCGAATGCACGGCCATCCACAAGCGCGTGCTCAAGGGCCGCGTGTGGGTCGCGCTGCACATGCACGCGGGCGACGGCAACGTGCACACCAACATCCCCGTCAACAGCGACAACTACGACATGCTGCAGACCGCGCATGCCGCGGTGGTGCGCATCATGGCGCTGGCGCGCAGCCTCGACGGCGTGATCTCGGGCGAGCACGGCATCGGCATCACCAAGCTCGAGTTCCTGAGCGACGAGGAACTGCGCCCCTTCACCGAGTACAAGGCCAAGGTCGATCCGGAAGGGCGCTTCAACAAGGGCAAGCTGCTGCGTGCGCCGGCCGGCCAGGCCGAGACGCTGCATGCCGACCTGACCAACGCCTACACGCCGAGCTTCGGCCTGATGGGGCACGAGTCGCTCATCATGCAGCAGAGCGACATCGGCGCGATTGCCGACAGCGTGAAGGACTGCCTGCGCTGCGGCAAGTGCAAGCCGGTGTGCGCCACGCACGTGCCGCGAGCCAACCTGCTGTACAGCCCGCGCAACAAGATCCTTGCGACCTCGCTGCTGGTGGAGGCCTTCCTCTACGAGGAGCAGACGCGCCGCGGCGTGAGCATCAAGCACTGGGAAGAGTTCGAGGACGTGGCCGACCATTGCACCGTGTGCCACAAGTGCCTCACGCCGTGCCCGGTGAAGATCGACTTCGGCGACGTGTCGATGAACATGCGCAACCTGCTGCGCAAGATGGGCCAGAAGAGCTTCCGTCCCGGCAATGCGGCCGCCATGTTCTTCCTCAACGCCACCAGCCCGCAAACCATCAAGACGGTGCGCGCGGGCATGGTGGGCGTGGGCTTCAAGGCGCAGCGCCTGGCCAACGACCTGCTGCGCGGTCTCGCGAAGAAGCAGACATCGGCACCGCCGGCGTCGCTCGGCGCGGCGCCGGTCAAGGAACAGGTGATCCACTTCATCAACAAGAAGATGCCGGGCAACCTGCCAAAGCAGACCGCGCGTGCACTGCTCGACATCGAAGACGCCGACTACGTGCCGATCATCCGCAACCCGAAGGCGACCACGTCGGAGACCGAAGCGGTCTTCTACTTCCCGGGGTGCGGCTCGGAGCGCCTGTTCTCGCAGGTGGGGCTCGCCACGCAGGCCATGCTCTGGCATGCGGGCGTGCAGACCGTGCTGCCGCCGGGTTACCTGTGCTGCGGCTATCCGCAGCGCGGCAGCGGGCAGTTCGACAAGGCCGAGAAGATGATCACGGACAACCGCGTGCTCTTCCACCGCGTGGCCAACACGCTGAACTACCTCGACATCAAGACCGTGGTGGTGAGCTGCGGCACCTGCTACGACCAGCTGCAGGGCTACCAGTTCGACAAGATCTTCCCGGGCTGCCGGATCATCGACATCCACGAATACCTGCTCGAGAAGGGCATCACCCTGGCCGATGCGGGCGGTGGCGGCTACCTGTACCACGACCCCTGCCATTCGCCGATGAAGCAGCAGGATCCGATGAAGACGGTGAAGGCGCTGGTGGGCGACAACGTGCTCAAGAACGACCGCTGCTGCGGCGAGTCGGGCACGCTGGGTGTGTCGCGGCCGGACATCTCCACGCAGATCCGATTCCGCAAGGAAGAAGAGCTGAAGAAGGGTGAAGCGGCGCTGCGCGAGGCCGGCAAGGTCGGCGAGAGCGACAACGTGAAGATCCTCACGAGCTGCCCGAGCTGCCTGCAGGGCCTCTCGCGCTACGGCAACGACCTGAACAACGGCCTGCTCGAAGCCGACTACATCGTCGTCGAGATGGCCAACAAGATCCTCGGCAAGGACTGGATGCCTGCCTACGTCGCGGCTGCCAACCAGGGCGGGATCGAGCGGGTGCTGGTGTGA
- the serA gene encoding phosphoglycerate dehydrogenase codes for MSSKTSLDKSRIKFLLLEGIHPSAVEVLRAAGYTNIESLPGALPDAELKAKIADVHFLGIRSRTQLTAEVFAAAHKLVAAGCFCIGTNQVDLEAAREHGVAVFNAPYSNTRSVAELVLAEAILLLRGVPEKSAVAHRGGWLKSADNAYEIRGKTLGIVGYGSIGAQLSVLAEALGMQVAFYDVVTKLPLGNARQVRDLHQLLAQSDIVTLHVPETQATQWMIGAAEIAAMKPGAILINASRGTVVEIEPLAEALKARKLLGAAIDVFPVEPRSNKDEFLSPLRGLDNVILTPHIGGSTMEAQANIGLEVAEKLVKYSDNGTSTSSVNFPEVALPAHPGKHRLLHVHRNVPGVLSEINKIFSDNHINISSQFLQTNEKIGYVVMDVDAASSDLALEKLAKVAGTIRSRVLF; via the coding sequence ATGAGCAGCAAAACCTCCCTCGACAAAAGCAGGATCAAGTTCCTCTTGCTCGAAGGCATCCACCCATCGGCCGTGGAGGTGCTGCGCGCCGCCGGCTACACCAACATCGAGTCGCTGCCGGGCGCATTGCCCGACGCAGAACTGAAGGCGAAGATCGCCGACGTGCATTTCCTGGGCATCCGCTCGCGCACCCAGCTCACGGCCGAGGTGTTCGCCGCTGCCCACAAGCTGGTGGCCGCCGGCTGCTTCTGCATCGGCACCAACCAGGTCGACCTGGAGGCCGCCCGCGAACACGGCGTGGCCGTGTTCAACGCTCCCTATTCCAATACCCGCTCGGTGGCCGAGCTGGTGCTGGCCGAGGCCATCCTGCTGCTGCGCGGCGTGCCGGAGAAGAGCGCGGTGGCGCACCGCGGCGGCTGGCTCAAGTCGGCCGACAACGCGTACGAGATCCGTGGCAAGACGCTGGGCATCGTGGGCTACGGCTCGATCGGCGCGCAGCTCTCGGTGCTCGCCGAGGCGCTGGGCATGCAGGTGGCTTTCTACGACGTGGTCACCAAGCTGCCGCTGGGCAACGCGCGCCAGGTGCGCGACCTGCACCAGCTGCTGGCGCAGAGCGACATCGTGACCCTGCACGTGCCCGAGACGCAGGCCACGCAATGGATGATCGGCGCGGCCGAGATCGCGGCGATGAAGCCCGGCGCGATCCTCATCAATGCCTCTCGCGGCACGGTGGTCGAGATCGAGCCGCTGGCTGAGGCGCTCAAGGCGCGCAAGCTGCTGGGTGCCGCCATCGACGTCTTCCCGGTGGAGCCGCGCAGCAACAAGGACGAGTTCCTGTCGCCCCTGCGCGGGCTCGACAACGTCATCCTCACGCCGCACATCGGCGGCTCGACCATGGAGGCGCAGGCCAACATCGGTCTCGAAGTGGCCGAGAAGCTGGTGAAGTACAGCGACAACGGCACCTCGACCTCGTCGGTCAACTTCCCCGAGGTGGCGCTGCCGGCGCACCCGGGCAAGCACCGCCTGCTGCACGTCCACCGCAACGTGCCGGGCGTGCTGTCGGAGATCAACAAGATCTTCTCGGACAACCACATCAACATCTCTTCGCAGTTCCTGCAGACGAACGAGAAGATCGGCTACGTGGTGATGGACGTCGACGCCGCCTCGTCCGACCTGGCACTGGAAAAGCTGGCGAAGGTCGCCGGCACGATCCGCAGCCGCGTCCTGTTCTGA
- the ugpB gene encoding sn-glycerol-3-phosphate ABC transporter substrate-binding protein UgpB, whose amino-acid sequence MRIKTLAIASALATLLAAPAIAQAQTEIQWWHSMDGALNDWVNDLAKQFNESQKEYKVVPTYKGEYDQSMAAGIAAFRSGNAPDILQVFEVGTATMMYSKGAIKPVADVMKEGGQKFDPKAYIPAVAGYYTAPNGQMLSFPFNSSTTVFYYNKDAFKNAGLDPEKAPATWPEVVSAAAKLKASGNQCPFTTSWMSWAQLESFSAWHNTSYATKNNGFGGLDARLEFNSPLHVRHFENLANMSKQGLFVYKGRASKPITSFTSGECAMFIGSSGSYASVKRDAKFKFAESALPYYPDVQGAPQNTIVGGASLWVMSGKPAANYKGVAAFFTFLSSPKVQSDSHMRTGYLPITTAAYELTEKTGFYKENPGTDVAVNQMIKKTTDKSRGVRLGNLPQIRAIEDEETELIWTGKKTPKEALDSAVKRGNELLVKFQSANK is encoded by the coding sequence ATGCGCATCAAGACGCTTGCCATCGCCTCGGCGCTGGCCACATTGCTGGCCGCGCCAGCCATTGCACAAGCCCAGACCGAGATCCAGTGGTGGCACTCGATGGACGGCGCACTGAACGACTGGGTCAACGACCTCGCCAAGCAGTTCAACGAGAGCCAGAAGGAATACAAGGTCGTGCCGACCTACAAGGGCGAGTACGACCAGTCGATGGCCGCCGGCATCGCCGCCTTCCGCTCGGGCAACGCGCCCGACATCCTGCAGGTGTTCGAAGTGGGCACCGCCACCATGATGTATTCCAAGGGCGCCATCAAGCCCGTGGCCGACGTCATGAAGGAAGGCGGCCAGAAGTTCGACCCGAAGGCCTACATCCCCGCCGTGGCCGGCTACTACACGGCGCCCAACGGCCAGATGCTGTCGTTCCCGTTCAACAGCTCGACCACGGTGTTCTATTACAACAAGGACGCTTTCAAGAACGCCGGCCTCGACCCCGAAAAGGCGCCCGCCACCTGGCCCGAAGTGGTTTCGGCCGCTGCCAAGCTGAAGGCCAGCGGCAACCAGTGCCCGTTCACCACGTCATGGATGAGCTGGGCCCAGCTCGAGAGCTTCTCGGCCTGGCACAACACCTCGTACGCGACCAAGAACAACGGTTTCGGCGGCCTCGATGCACGCCTAGAGTTCAACTCGCCGCTGCACGTGCGCCACTTCGAGAACCTGGCCAACATGTCCAAGCAGGGCCTGTTCGTCTACAAGGGCCGCGCCAGCAAGCCGATCACCTCGTTCACCTCGGGTGAATGCGCGATGTTCATCGGTTCGTCGGGCAGCTACGCCAGCGTGAAGCGCGACGCCAAGTTCAAGTTCGCGGAATCGGCACTGCCGTACTACCCGGACGTGCAGGGCGCGCCGCAGAACACGATCGTCGGCGGCGCCAGCCTGTGGGTGATGTCGGGCAAGCCCGCCGCCAACTACAAGGGCGTGGCCGCGTTCTTCACCTTCCTGTCGAGCCCGAAGGTGCAGTCGGACAGCCACATGCGCACCGGCTATCTGCCGATCACCACGGCTGCCTATGAGCTGACAGAGAAGACCGGCTTCTACAAGGAAAACCCGGGCACCGACGTGGCCGTGAACCAGATGATCAAGAAGACCACCGACAAGTCGCGTGGCGTGCGCCTGGGCAACCTGCCCCAGATCCGCGCCATCGAAGACGAGGAAACCGAACTGATCTGGACCGGCAAGAAGACCCCGAAGGAAGCGCTCGACAGCGCCGTAAAGCGCGGAAACGAACTTTTGGTGAAATTCCAGTCCGCAAACAAGTAA
- the ugpA gene encoding sn-glycerol-3-phosphate ABC transporter permease UgpA encodes MEKRVLFRSSWLPWALLAPQLIIVGVFFFWPAGQALVQSLQQQDAFGNSVTWVGLDNFKALWDDSTYMASFHTTIIFSVLVTVLGLSIALVLAVFADRVVRGSRFYRSVLILPYAVAPVVTGLLWSFMFSSSIGIVAYWLKKMGFSWNHLLNGNDAMALVVMAAVWKQISYNFLFFLAGLQSIPKSLIEAAAIDGARPMRRFWTIQFPLLTPTTFFLLVINMVYAFFDTFAIIDATTQGGPGKDTATLVYRVYFDGFRGMDFGGAAAQSVVLMAIVIGLTVLQFRYVEKKVQY; translated from the coding sequence ATGGAAAAACGCGTCCTCTTCCGTTCGAGCTGGCTGCCCTGGGCGCTTCTCGCGCCGCAGCTGATCATCGTCGGCGTCTTCTTCTTCTGGCCGGCCGGCCAGGCGCTGGTGCAATCCCTGCAGCAGCAGGACGCGTTCGGCAACTCGGTGACCTGGGTCGGCCTGGACAACTTCAAGGCGCTGTGGGACGACAGCACCTACATGGCCTCGTTCCACACCACCATCATCTTCTCGGTGCTGGTGACGGTGCTGGGCCTGAGCATCGCGCTGGTGCTGGCGGTGTTCGCAGACCGCGTGGTGCGCGGCTCGCGCTTCTACCGCAGCGTGCTGATCCTGCCGTACGCCGTGGCGCCGGTGGTCACCGGCCTGCTGTGGTCTTTCATGTTCTCCTCGTCCATCGGCATCGTGGCCTACTGGCTCAAGAAGATGGGCTTCAGCTGGAACCACCTGCTCAACGGCAACGACGCCATGGCGCTGGTCGTGATGGCCGCCGTCTGGAAGCAGATTTCGTACAACTTCCTGTTCTTCCTGGCGGGCCTGCAGTCGATCCCGAAGTCGCTGATCGAGGCCGCCGCCATCGACGGCGCGCGCCCGATGCGACGCTTCTGGACCATCCAGTTCCCGCTGCTCACGCCCACCACCTTCTTCCTGCTGGTGATCAACATGGTGTACGCCTTCTTCGACACCTTCGCGATCATCGACGCCACCACCCAGGGCGGCCCCGGCAAGGACACCGCCACGCTGGTCTACCGCGTGTACTTCGACGGCTTCCGCGGCATGGACTTCGGCGGTGCCGCGGCCCAGTCGGTGGTGCTCATGGCCATCGTCATCGGGCTGACGGTGCTGCAGTTCCGATACGTCGAGAAGAAGGTCCAGTACTGA
- the ugpE gene encoding sn-glycerol-3-phosphate ABC transporter permease UgpE — MVERRPSLGILAHAIMIFGVLLVVFPIYLAFVASTHTPQEIMQAPMPILPGGNFWESYKAALTGGGHTSTNVSVARMIWVSTVITFIITFGKISISLLSAFAVVYFRFPLRSLCFWLIFITLMLPVEVRIGPTYQVVASLGMINTFAGLSVPLIASATATFLFRQFFLTVPDELVEAARVDGAGAMRFFKDILLPLSKTSIAALFVIQFIYGWNQYLWPLIAATSENMYPIVVGIKAMTGNGESPVDWNVVMATAVLAMLPPAVVVVLMQKWFVKGLVDTDK, encoded by the coding sequence ATGGTTGAGCGCCGGCCTTCCCTCGGCATCCTCGCGCACGCCATCATGATCTTCGGCGTGCTGCTGGTGGTGTTCCCCATCTACCTGGCCTTCGTCGCATCGACGCACACGCCGCAGGAAATCATGCAGGCGCCGATGCCGATCCTGCCCGGCGGCAACTTCTGGGAAAGCTACAAGGCCGCGCTGACCGGCGGCGGCCACACCAGCACCAACGTTTCCGTGGCGCGCATGATCTGGGTGAGCACGGTGATCACGTTCATCATCACCTTCGGCAAGATCAGCATCTCGCTGCTGTCGGCCTTCGCGGTGGTGTACTTCCGCTTCCCGCTGCGCAGCCTGTGCTTCTGGCTGATCTTCATCACGCTGATGCTGCCGGTGGAAGTGCGCATCGGCCCGACCTACCAGGTGGTGGCCAGCCTCGGCATGATCAACACCTTCGCCGGGCTCTCGGTGCCGCTGATCGCCTCGGCCACCGCCACCTTCCTGTTCCGCCAGTTCTTCCTGACCGTGCCCGACGAGCTGGTGGAAGCCGCGCGCGTGGACGGCGCGGGCGCGATGCGCTTCTTCAAGGACATCCTGCTGCCGCTGTCGAAGACCAGCATCGCGGCGCTGTTCGTGATCCAGTTCATCTACGGCTGGAACCAGTACCTGTGGCCGCTGATCGCCGCCACCAGCGAGAACATGTACCCGATCGTGGTCGGCATCAAGGCGATGACCGGCAACGGCGAATCGCCGGTCGACTGGAACGTGGTGATGGCCACGGCCGTGCTGGCCATGCTGCCGCCCGCCGTGGTGGTGGTTCTCATGCAGAAATGGTTCGTCAAGGGCCTGGTCGACACCGACAAATAA
- the ugpC gene encoding sn-glycerol-3-phosphate ABC transporter ATP-binding protein UgpC — protein MAALSLRNVIKRYGHGPKANQVIHGVSAEISDHEFIVIVGPSGCGKSTLLRMVAGLEEISAGEIRIGDRVVNNLEPSERDIAMVFQNYALYPHMTVFANMAYGLKILKVPAPEIKARVDKAAKILELGHLLERKPRELSGGQRQRVAMGRAIVRQPQVFLFDEPLSNLDAKLRAQTRLEIQKLHRELGITSLFVTHDQVEAMTLAQRIIVMNGGVMDQFATPEEVYNRPATTFVASFIGSPPMNLLRHAPGVRPGQILGIRPEHMKLDESGWTVQVEQVELLGAERLVYGRIGDEQIIMRTDEGDHPPVAGDTVKIAAREDKLHWFDAGSGKRAD, from the coding sequence ATGGCTGCTCTTTCCCTACGCAACGTCATCAAGCGCTACGGCCACGGGCCGAAAGCCAACCAGGTCATCCACGGCGTGAGCGCCGAGATCTCCGACCACGAATTCATCGTCATCGTCGGCCCGTCGGGCTGCGGCAAGTCGACGCTGCTGCGCATGGTGGCCGGCCTCGAGGAAATCTCGGCCGGCGAGATCCGCATCGGCGACCGCGTGGTGAACAACCTCGAACCCTCCGAGCGCGATATCGCGATGGTGTTCCAGAACTACGCGCTCTATCCGCACATGACCGTGTTCGCGAACATGGCCTATGGCCTGAAGATCCTCAAGGTGCCGGCGCCCGAGATCAAGGCGCGCGTCGACAAGGCCGCCAAGATCCTCGAACTCGGCCACCTGCTCGAGCGCAAGCCGCGCGAGCTCTCCGGCGGCCAGCGCCAGCGCGTGGCCATGGGCCGCGCCATCGTGCGCCAGCCGCAGGTGTTCCTGTTCGACGAGCCGCTGTCGAACCTCGACGCCAAGCTGCGCGCGCAGACGCGCCTCGAGATCCAGAAGCTGCACCGCGAACTGGGCATCACCTCGCTGTTCGTCACGCACGACCAGGTCGAGGCCATGACGCTGGCGCAGCGCATCATCGTGATGAACGGCGGCGTGATGGACCAGTTCGCCACGCCGGAAGAGGTCTACAACCGCCCCGCGACCACCTTCGTGGCCAGCTTCATCGGCTCGCCGCCGATGAACCTGCTCAGGCACGCGCCGGGCGTGCGTCCGGGCCAGATCCTGGGCATCCGCCCCGAGCACATGAAGCTCGACGAGAGCGGCTGGACGGTACAGGTCGAGCAGGTCGAACTGCTGGGCGCGGAGCGCCTGGTGTACGGCCGGATCGGCGACGAGCAGATCATCATGCGCACCGACGAAGGCGACCATCCGCCAGTGGCCGGCGACACGGTGAAGATCGCCGCGCGCGAGGACAAGCTGCACTGGTTCGACGCCGGTTCCGGCAAGAGAGCCGACTGA
- the ugpQ gene encoding glycerophosphodiester phosphodiesterase, with protein MIMNPWPYPRWVAHRGAGKLAPENTLAAFKLGAAHGYRMFECDAKLSADGVPFLMHDARLDRTTSGRGIGGEQPWSALAQLDAGSWHSRSHAGEPLPTLENIARFCLANGYLLNIEIKPTPGVERETGEAVAREAARLWQGAAVPPLLTSFQVASLEGAHAVQPDLPCGLLLDKLWDGWLEAAKRLGCVAIVCNHALWDAATVALAHDAGMRALSYTVNDDWAAQRLIDLGTDGIITDRVDLFSPAG; from the coding sequence ATGATCATGAATCCCTGGCCCTACCCCCGCTGGGTCGCTCACCGCGGCGCCGGCAAGCTGGCGCCCGAGAACACGCTGGCCGCCTTCAAGCTGGGTGCCGCGCACGGCTACCGCATGTTCGAGTGCGACGCGAAACTCAGCGCCGACGGCGTGCCCTTCCTGATGCACGACGCCAGGCTCGACCGCACCACCAGCGGCCGCGGCATCGGCGGCGAACAGCCATGGAGCGCGCTGGCGCAGCTCGATGCGGGCAGCTGGCATTCGCGCAGCCATGCGGGCGAGCCGCTGCCCACGCTGGAAAACATCGCGCGCTTCTGCCTGGCCAACGGCTACCTGCTGAACATCGAGATCAAGCCCACGCCGGGCGTCGAGCGCGAGACCGGCGAAGCGGTGGCCCGCGAGGCCGCGCGCCTGTGGCAGGGCGCGGCCGTGCCGCCGCTGCTCACGTCGTTCCAGGTCGCCTCGCTCGAAGGCGCGCACGCCGTGCAGCCCGACCTGCCGTGCGGCCTGCTGCTCGACAAGCTGTGGGACGGTTGGCTCGAGGCCGCGAAGCGGCTCGGCTGTGTCGCCATCGTGTGCAACCACGCGCTGTGGGACGCCGCCACCGTGGCGCTGGCGCACGACGCCGGCATGCGTGCGCTGAGCTACACAGTGAACGACGACTGGGCCGCGCAGCGCCTGATCGACCTGGGCACCGACGGCATCATCACCGACCGGGTCGACCTGTTCAGCCCGGCCGGCTGA